In Paramisgurnus dabryanus chromosome 14, PD_genome_1.1, whole genome shotgun sequence, one genomic interval encodes:
- the cse1l gene encoding exportin-2, with amino-acid sequence MELNDGNLQTLTEYLRKTLSPDPAVRRPAEKFLESVEGNQNYPILLLTVLEKSQDDVIRVCSAVTFKNYIKRNWRIIEDEPNKISDPDRTTIKANIVNLMLTSPEQIQKQLSDAISIIGREDFPQKWPDLLTDMVTRFQSGDFHIINGVLRTAHSLFKRYRHEFKSNELWTEIKLVLDTFAQPLTELFKATIDLCQTHATDVNALKVLFSSLTLISKLFYSLNFQDLPEFFEDNMETWMTHFHNLLTLDNKLLQTDDEEEAGLLELLKSQICDNAALYAQKYDEEFQPYLPRFVTAIWNLLITTGQEVKYDLLVSNAIQFLASVCERPHYKNLFEDQNILTSICEKVIVPNMEFRSADEEAFEDNSEEYIIRDLEGSDIDTRRRAACDLVRGLCKFFEGPVTSIFSGYVNSMLTEYAKNPGVNWKHKDAAIYLVTSLASKAQTQKHGITQANELVNLSEFFANHILVDLKSPNVNEFPVLKSDAIKYVMTFRSQLPKEQLLEAVPLLVSHLQAESIVQHTYSAHALERLFTMRGPNNSTLITPADIAPFTEQLLNNLFKALAIPGSSENEYIMKAIMRTFSLLQESIVPYVPTLIGQLTHKLLLVSKNPSKPHFNHYLFESLCLSIRITCKANPATVGSFEEALFPVFTEILQNDVQEFVPYVFQVMSLLLEIHTSSIPSCYMALFPHLLQPVLWERTGNIPPLVRLLQAYLEKGAGSIATTAPDKIPGLLGVFQKLIASKANDHQGFYLLNSIVEHMPTDSIMQYRKQIFILLFQRLQSSKTTKFVKSFLVFINLYGVKYGAIALQEIFDEIQPKMFGMVVEKIVIPEVQKVSGQVEKKICAVGIIKILTECPSMMDTEYTKLWTPLLQALIGLFELPEDDSIPDDEHFIDIEDTPGYQTAFSQLAFAGKKEHDPIGDAVSNPKILLAQSLHKLSTACPGRVPSMVSTSLPAEALQYLQGYLQAAAVQLV; translated from the exons ATGGAGCTCAATGATGGAAACCTTCAAACTCTGACTGAATACCTGCGGAAAACACTAAGCCCTGACCCAGCTGTGAGACGACCAG cTGAGAAATTTCTGGAATCGGTGGAAGGAAACCAGAACTACCCCATTTTACTGCTCACAGTACTGGAGAAGTCCCAAGATGATGTCATCCGGGTGTGCTCGGCCGTCACCTTCAAGAACTACATCAAGAGAAACTGGCGCATA attGAAGATGAACCAAACAAAATTTCAGATCCCGATCGAACAACCATCAAAGCCAACATTGTCAATTTGATGCTGACCAGCCCCGAGCAAATACAAAAGCAG CTCAGTGATGCGATAAGCATCATTGGACGAGAGGACTTCCCTCAGAAATGGCCAGATCTTCTGACCGATATGGTGACGCGGTTTCAAAGTGGAGACTTTCACATCATCAACGGGGTTCTTCGCACGGCACACTCTCTTTTTAAAAG ATATCGTCATGAGTTTAAGTCCAATGAGCTGTGGACAGAGATCAAGCTGGTACTGGACACTTTTGCGCAACCCCTCACTGAACTTTTCAAG GCCACAATAGATTTGTGTCAAACTCACGCAACAGACGTCAATGCTCTGAAGGTTCTCTTCTCCTCCCTAACACTCATTTCAAAACTCTTCTACAGCCTTAACTTCCAG GATCTACCAGAGTTCTTCGAAGATAACATGGAGACTTGGATGACACACTTTCATAACTTATTGACATTGGACAACAAATTGTTACAAACAGAT GATGAAGAAGAGGCGGGTCTATTGGAGCTGTTGAAATCTCAAATATGTGATAACGCAGCGCTTTATGCACAAAAATACGACGAAGAGTTCCAGCCCTACCTGCCTCGCTTTGTCACGGCCATCTGGAACCTGCTGATCACAACTGGCCAAGAGGTCAAATATGACTTG CTTGTAAGCAATGCTATCCAGTTTTTGGCATCTGTATGCGAGCGGCCGCACTACAAAAACCTTTTTGAAGACCAGAACATCCTCACCAGCATCTGTGAGAAGGTCATCGTCCCCAACATGGAGTTCAGAA GTGCAGATGAGGAGGCATTTGAAGATAACTCGGAGGAGTACATCATCAGAGACCTTGAAGGCTCAg ACATTGACACAAGGCGTCGAGCGGCCTGTGATTTGGTGCGAGGGCTTTGCAAGTTTTTCGAGGGCCCAGTGACCAGTATCTTCTCTGGCTATGTGAACTCAATGTTGACGGAGTATGCCAAGAACCCAGGCGTGAATTGGAAACACAAAGACGCTGCTATTTATCTCGTCACATCCCTGGCCTCCAAAGCTCAAACGCAAAAG CATGGAATAACACAAGCCAACGAGTTGGTGAATCTGTCTGAATTTTTCGCAAACCACATTCTCGTAGACCTGAAATCTCCAAACG TGAACGAGTTTCCAGTTTTAAAATCAGATGCAATCAAATATGTTATGACCTTCAGAAGTCAG CTCCCTAAGGAGCAGCTGTTGGAGGCAGTTCCTCTTCTGGTGTCACACCTTCAGGCAGAGAGTATAGTACAGCACACATACTCGGCTCATGCGCTGGAGAGACTCTTCACCATGAGAGGACCCAACAACTCCACCCT AATCACGCCCGCTGATATCGCACCCTTCACAGAGCAGTTGCTCAACAATCTGTTCAAAGCTCTCGCGATACCCGGCTCCTCTGAGAACGAGTACATCATGAAAG CTATCATGAGGACCTTCTCTCTACTGCAGGAGTCCATTGTGCCCTATGTCCCCACCCTCATTGGCCAACTCACCCACAAGCTTCTCCTTGTCAGCAAG AATCCCAGTAAGCCACATTTCAACCATTACCTGTTCGAGTCCCTCTGCCTGTCTATCAGGATCACCTGCAAGGCAAATCCAGCCACAGTGGGCAGCTTTGAAGAGGCCCTGTTCCCTGTGTTTACCGAGATTCTGCAAAATGACGTGCAGG AGTTCGTGCCGTATGTCTTTCAGGTGATGTCCCTGCTGCTGGAGATCCACACCAGCTCCATCCCCTCCTGTTATATGGCTCTGTTTCCTCACCTGTTGCAGCCTGTGCTTTGGGAGCGCACAGGGAACATCCCTCCTCTGGTCCGCCTGCTACAGGCCTACCTGGAAAAAGGAGCCGGCTCTATCGCAACAACAGCACCTGATAAGATT CCCGGTCTTCTTGGTGTGTTCCAGAAACTCATTGCGTCCAAGGCCAATGACCACCAAGGCTTTTATCTGCTCAACAGTATCGTGGAGCACATGCCAAC AGATTCAATCATGCAGTACAGGAAGCAGATCTTCATTTTGCTATTTCAGAGACTACAGAGCTCCAAAACGACAAAGTTTGTTAAGA GTTTCCTTGTCTTCATCAATCTCTATGGTGTGAAATACGGCGCAATTGCATTGCAGGAGATTTTTGATGAGATTCAGCCAaa GATGTTTGGTATGGTCGTGGAGAAGATTGTGATTCCTGAGGTGCAGAAGGTCTCAGGGCAGGTGGAGAAGAAGATCTGTGCAGTGGGAATTATTAAGATCCTCACAGAGTGTCCCTCTATGATGGATACAGAATACACCAAACTCTG GACTCCTTTGCTGCAggctctgattggtttatttgagtTACCAGAAGACGACAGCATCCCAGATGATGAGCACTTCATAGACATAGAGGACACACCAGGATACCAGACCGCTTTCTCCCAACTCGCTTTTGCTGGCAAAAAAGAGCACGACCCTATTGGAGACGCTGTCAGCAATCCCAAAATCCTCCTTGCCCAGTCCTTACACAAACTGTCCACTGCCTGTCCTGGAAGG GTGCCCTCTATGGTGAGCACCAGTCTGCCAGCAGAGGCTCTTCAGTATCTACAGGGTTACCTCCAGGCCGCTGCCGTACAGCTGGTGTAA
- the LOC135719458 gene encoding uncharacterized protein: MKLLWICAFLLMLRVTSYQTLKFVSAVIDQFVVLPCDSSGCAAVQWSQVNHIQTTIAGCHNHRCSVEESFKDRFKFIKENSSLLLISAKYNDQGTYRCTCDGIKNDVKLEVLVPVNVSAKELANITLPCYAGTLINVNDVTWLHNNSTVLHYYKNGSMSFGKGYEGRVSLTRDGFRYGDLSLTLTEVNNTDAGLYRCFLHDETTKGDPHSYMLHVNGKMGDPDVPLTNPGGNQNSEVNYLLRGAIIIIIIVLFAIIVILSVLLYKRRTTASPTDVNHPLTSDISSQPRKSINGFLSSSL; the protein is encoded by the exons ATGAAACTTCTTTGGATTTGTGCATTTCTTTTAATGCTCAGAG TCACTTCATATCAGACATTAAAGTTTGTGTCTGCGGTGATTGATCAGTTTGTTGTCCTGCCCTGTGACTCGAGCGGCTGTGCTGCAGTTCAATGGAGTCAAGTCAATCACATACAGACGACTATTGCTGGATGCCATAACCACAGGTGCTCTGTTGAAGAAAGTTTTAAGGACAGATTCAAATTCATCAAGGAAAACTCCTCTCTGCTTCTCATCTCTGCAAAATACAATGACCAGGGGACCTACAGATGTACCTGTGATGGCATTAAAAATGATGTAAAACTGGAGGTTCTAG TTCCAGTAAATGTGTCGGCTAAGGAGTTGGCAAACATCACCCTGCCGTGTTATGCCGGTACTCTGATCAATGTCAATGATGTCACATGGCTCCATAACAACAGTACAGTTTTACATTACTATAAGAATGGATCCATGAGTTTTGGCAAAGGCTATGAAGGCAGAGTATCACTAACACGTGATGGATTCAGATATGGTGATCTCTCTCTGACTCTCACTGAGGTCAACAACACAGACGCAGGGTTATATCGCTGTTTTCTTCATGATGAAACAACTAAAGGAGACCCACACTCCTATATGTTACATGTGAACGGTAAGATGGGAGACCCTGATGTTCCGCTCACCAATCCAGGAGGAAACCAAAACTCTGAGGTCAACTATCTTCTACGAGGagccataataataataataattgtccTCTTTGCCATCATTGTGATTCTCTCAGTTTTGCTGTATAAGAGAAGAACCACTGCATCACCCACAGATGTCAATCACCCATTAACATCAGATATATCCAGTCAACCCAGAAAGAGCATCAATGGATTTTTAAGTTCATCTTTGTGA